In Rothia mucilaginosa, one genomic interval encodes:
- a CDS encoding uracil-DNA glycosylase family protein produces the protein MATAHHNLSGSLVQQILETTPPLAEQIRLDPQNREFTEQGWEPVYSASPKARIVVIGQAPGRAAQESRIPWNDPSGENLRKWMGVTDEQFYNPELISLLPMDFYYPGKGAHGDNPPRKDFAPRWHPQLLELMPNVQLILLVGAYSQKHYLDGVHAPKAQKNLTETVRAWESYLPKFLPLVHPSPLNFRWRAKNPWFEQEVIPALQKRVGEVLKDA, from the coding sequence ATGGCTACAGCACACCATAATCTGTCAGGGTCTCTGGTTCAGCAGATTCTGGAGACAACCCCTCCCCTGGCTGAGCAGATTCGCCTGGATCCGCAAAATAGGGAGTTCACGGAGCAGGGCTGGGAGCCGGTCTATTCGGCCTCGCCCAAGGCGCGCATCGTGGTGATTGGTCAGGCGCCTGGGCGTGCCGCTCAGGAGAGCCGCATCCCGTGGAATGACCCGAGCGGTGAGAATCTGCGGAAGTGGATGGGCGTCACCGACGAGCAGTTCTACAACCCCGAGCTGATTTCGCTGCTACCGATGGACTTTTACTACCCCGGCAAGGGTGCGCACGGCGATAACCCGCCGCGTAAGGATTTCGCGCCCAGGTGGCATCCGCAGCTGCTTGAGCTCATGCCGAATGTTCAGCTGATTCTGCTGGTGGGCGCATACTCGCAGAAGCACTATCTGGATGGTGTGCATGCCCCGAAGGCGCAGAAGAATCTGACGGAGACGGTTCGTGCGTGGGAGTCTTATCTTCCGAAGTTCCTGCCGCTGGTGCATCCTTCACCGCTGAATTTTAGGTGGCGGGCAAAGAACCCGTGGTTCGAGCAGGAGGTCATCCCGGCTTTGCAGAAGCGTGTGGGAGAGGTTCTCAAGGACGCTTAG
- a CDS encoding chorismate mutase: MTAEHTSCEFDPHATSMGDEVAPEVYEELFAMRRSIDNFDAALVHILAERFQATKRVGILKAEHNLPAGDPGREEAQIARLRAMAKESSLDPEFAEKFLNFIISEVIRHHVRIANEHADQDEETEQSES, from the coding sequence ATGACTGCCGAACACACGTCCTGCGAATTTGATCCCCACGCCACCTCCATGGGCGATGAAGTCGCACCGGAGGTCTACGAGGAGCTCTTCGCCATGCGCCGCTCCATCGACAACTTCGATGCAGCGCTGGTGCACATCCTCGCGGAGCGTTTTCAGGCAACTAAGCGCGTGGGCATCCTGAAGGCTGAGCACAACCTGCCCGCCGGCGACCCCGGCCGTGAAGAGGCGCAGATTGCTCGCCTGCGTGCCATGGCGAAGGAATCCAGCCTGGACCCGGAGTTCGCGGAGAAGTTCCTGAACTTCATCATCTCTGAGGTGATTCGCCACCACGTGCGTATCGCGAACGAGCACGCTGACCAGGACGAAGAGACTGAACAATCTGAAAGCTAA
- the mnmA gene encoding tRNA 2-thiouridine(34) synthase MnmA — protein MKILAAMSGGVDSAVAAARAVEAGHEVVGVHLALSRMPGTLRTGSRGCCTLEDSMDARRVCSQLGIPFFVWDFSERFKEDVVDDFISEYEAGRTPNPCMRCNEKIKFAALLERALALGFDAVVTGHYARVITTEDGNRELHRAADWAKDQSYVLGVLTHEQLKHAWFPLADTPSKAQVRAEAAERGFSVAKKPDSYDICFIPEGDTRAWLGDHITMRPGLIKDTHGEVLGEHPGAQAYTVGQRKGLALGRPAPDGKPRFVLEVRPKENEVIVGSRELLAVHEIRGIRATWAGVPVDQAARFLEEPAQLGARSEEFEVTAQVRAHADPVRAKAYMTWAPDPEAEEEGALRLETVVRLLDPLSGVAPGQTMVLYQGTRVLGQSTIARAYSLDREDIQETLSAGASTSAD, from the coding sequence GTGAAAATTCTTGCAGCTATGAGTGGCGGCGTTGACTCCGCAGTCGCCGCAGCCCGCGCCGTAGAAGCAGGACACGAAGTAGTCGGCGTTCACCTCGCTCTATCCCGCATGCCCGGCACCCTGCGTACCGGATCCCGCGGCTGTTGCACCCTCGAAGACTCCATGGACGCCCGCCGCGTCTGCTCCCAGCTGGGCATCCCCTTCTTCGTCTGGGACTTCTCCGAACGCTTCAAGGAAGACGTCGTCGACGACTTCATCTCCGAATACGAAGCCGGACGAACCCCCAACCCCTGCATGCGCTGCAACGAAAAGATCAAGTTCGCCGCGCTCCTCGAACGCGCCCTCGCACTCGGCTTCGACGCCGTGGTGACCGGCCACTACGCCCGCGTCATCACCACCGAAGACGGCAACCGCGAACTGCACCGCGCCGCCGACTGGGCCAAGGACCAGTCCTACGTGCTCGGTGTGCTCACCCACGAACAGCTCAAGCACGCCTGGTTCCCCCTGGCGGACACCCCCTCCAAGGCACAGGTACGCGCGGAGGCGGCAGAACGCGGCTTCTCCGTGGCGAAGAAGCCGGACTCCTACGACATCTGCTTCATCCCCGAAGGTGACACCCGCGCCTGGCTGGGCGACCACATCACAATGCGCCCCGGCCTCATCAAGGACACGCACGGCGAGGTGCTCGGCGAGCACCCCGGCGCGCAGGCATACACCGTAGGCCAGCGCAAGGGCCTGGCACTGGGCCGCCCCGCCCCCGACGGCAAGCCCCGCTTCGTGCTGGAAGTGCGCCCCAAGGAAAACGAAGTCATCGTCGGCTCCCGCGAGCTGCTTGCAGTGCACGAAATCCGCGGTATCCGCGCCACCTGGGCGGGCGTACCCGTAGATCAGGCGGCACGCTTCCTCGAAGAGCCCGCACAGCTGGGCGCTCGCAGCGAAGAGTTCGAGGTGACCGCGCAGGTGCGCGCGCACGCTGACCCGGTCCGTGCCAAGGCATACATGACCTGGGCACCCGACCCCGAAGCTGAAGAAGAAGGCGCGCTGCGTCTGGAAACCGTAGTGCGCCTGCTGGATCCGCTCTCCGGCGTGGCACCGGGACAGACCATGGTGCTCTACCAGGGCACCCGCGTGCTGGGCCAGTCCACCATCGCCCGCGCCTACTCGCTGGACCGCGAAGACATTCAGGAAACCCTGTCTGCTGGCGCCTCCACCAGCGCCGACTAG
- a CDS encoding methionine synthase, producing the protein MLPQSSSRQNARTEPVPERLLLLGEYRAPEGDELTEQDLAALATERPLVRASGRGDFPGDDLGEAMSRVEGELGAPHLPFLPHLPALGWRSTPLARTLAVCEGLAFDGASFGWRMVHSGGRGARESALAQDRLLSDINLLADRVGAQKKRFGSGQAPVYKIQLVGPLTLAAGIYLPGGERVISDAGASRDLLESFLEGLERWVESLREALQAPRALIAVQLDESEFQRLLEGSIPTVSGFRSLSALQPHYYQQVYRRVAERFAELNLQLILDVDGTALKPVQELKLLTQPRPALDAVALLKAMQVEGAAPCALLLHPDRARLKGPGMLQVPPLSDPRSWEPVAQLLEANAQLWLPVVTSAWVPDQARRLYSLWREVGLKPTKLSAVGLMADERPQTGSAPSASTPGTVSVLDATASLARVTECARALAECAV; encoded by the coding sequence ATGCTCCCTCAATCTTCTTCCCGCCAGAATGCCCGCACCGAGCCGGTGCCGGAGCGCCTGCTACTGCTCGGTGAGTACCGCGCCCCCGAAGGGGACGAACTGACCGAACAGGACCTCGCCGCGCTCGCTACTGAGCGTCCGCTAGTGCGTGCCAGCGGCCGGGGCGATTTTCCCGGCGACGATTTGGGCGAGGCGATGTCCCGCGTGGAAGGTGAACTGGGCGCCCCGCACCTGCCGTTCCTACCGCATCTGCCGGCGCTGGGCTGGAGGAGTACCCCGCTGGCACGCACCCTGGCAGTGTGCGAGGGGCTTGCATTTGACGGTGCCTCGTTTGGCTGGCGCATGGTGCATAGCGGCGGCAGGGGAGCGCGCGAGTCTGCCCTGGCGCAGGACCGTCTGCTTTCGGACATCAACCTTCTAGCTGATCGCGTGGGCGCGCAGAAGAAACGTTTCGGCTCAGGACAGGCCCCGGTGTATAAGATTCAGCTGGTCGGACCGCTGACTCTTGCCGCGGGCATCTACCTACCCGGTGGCGAGCGCGTTATCAGTGATGCAGGGGCGAGCCGTGACCTGCTGGAATCGTTCCTGGAAGGCCTGGAGCGTTGGGTGGAGTCTCTACGTGAGGCTCTGCAGGCTCCCCGGGCGCTGATTGCCGTGCAACTGGACGAATCGGAGTTTCAGCGTCTGCTGGAGGGCTCCATTCCTACCGTAAGTGGTTTCCGTTCCCTGTCGGCGTTGCAACCTCACTACTATCAGCAGGTGTACCGTCGAGTGGCGGAGCGTTTTGCTGAACTCAATCTGCAGCTCATCCTGGATGTTGACGGCACCGCGCTCAAACCGGTGCAGGAGCTGAAGCTTCTGACCCAGCCCCGTCCCGCCCTTGACGCTGTGGCGCTGTTGAAAGCTATGCAGGTTGAGGGCGCCGCTCCCTGTGCTTTGCTGCTGCATCCTGACCGTGCTCGCCTCAAGGGGCCGGGCATGCTGCAGGTTCCGCCGCTGAGCGACCCTCGTTCCTGGGAACCTGTAGCGCAGCTTCTGGAGGCGAATGCTCAGCTGTGGCTGCCGGTGGTGACTTCTGCGTGGGTTCCCGATCAGGCGCGCCGCCTGTACAGCCTGTGGCGTGAGGTTGGTCTTAAACCGACGAAGTTGAGTGCGGTGGGTTTGATGGCCGATGAGCGCCCGCAAACGGGTTCGGCACCTTCTGCATCCACCCCGGGTACGGTGAGTGTGCTAGATGCCACGGCTTCGCTGGCGCGGGTGACAGAGTGTGCCCGTGCATTGGCTGAGTGCGCGGTATGA
- a CDS encoding cysteine desulfurase family protein, translated as MSAETNRQNGRVYLDHAATTDVLPAAIDAMVEQMRNGGNPSSLHAVGRDARATVEYARERIARAIGADPAEVIFTSGGTESDNLAVKGIYWKRREEDPQRTRILVSSIEHHAVEETCEWLEKAEGAQLEWIPVDEHGSVSPQTVRELIEKNPEDVALVTVMWANNEVGTVQPIPEIAAIATEYGIPVHSDAVQAFGAVPIDFHASGVATLAISGHKIGGPMGIGALVATRAVQMTPVLHGGGQERSVRSGTIDAPAIAGFAEAAVHSVQHLEEESARIAALRNELVAAISALIPQAHLSGENPLTEEYPGQKRLPGNAHFTFENAEGDTLLFLLDMQGISSSTGSACNAGVTRPSHVLMAMGMDEDTARSAQRFTLGHSTTGADIARLIAALPAAYEQAAKAGLSSQLPDASRWH; from the coding sequence ATGAGCGCAGAAACCAACCGTCAGAACGGCCGCGTCTACCTCGACCACGCCGCCACCACCGACGTACTGCCCGCCGCCATCGACGCCATGGTCGAACAGATGCGCAACGGCGGCAACCCCTCCTCCCTGCACGCCGTAGGACGCGACGCCCGCGCCACCGTCGAATACGCCCGCGAACGCATCGCCCGCGCCATCGGAGCCGACCCCGCCGAGGTTATCTTCACCTCCGGCGGCACCGAATCGGACAACCTCGCCGTCAAAGGCATCTACTGGAAGCGCCGCGAAGAAGACCCGCAGCGCACCCGAATTCTCGTCTCCTCCATCGAGCACCACGCCGTGGAAGAAACCTGCGAATGGCTCGAAAAGGCAGAAGGCGCGCAGCTCGAATGGATCCCCGTAGACGAGCACGGCAGCGTCAGCCCGCAGACCGTCCGCGAACTCATCGAAAAGAACCCCGAAGACGTCGCGCTCGTCACCGTCATGTGGGCGAACAACGAGGTCGGTACCGTGCAGCCGATTCCCGAGATTGCCGCTATCGCCACAGAATACGGTATTCCCGTGCACTCGGATGCGGTGCAGGCATTTGGTGCGGTCCCCATTGACTTCCACGCCAGCGGGGTAGCGACCCTCGCAATCTCCGGCCACAAAATCGGTGGACCCATGGGCATCGGCGCGCTGGTTGCAACCCGCGCCGTGCAGATGACCCCCGTCCTACACGGAGGCGGCCAGGAACGCTCCGTACGCTCCGGCACCATCGACGCACCCGCCATCGCAGGTTTCGCAGAGGCCGCCGTGCACTCGGTACAGCACCTCGAAGAAGAATCCGCCCGCATCGCCGCGCTACGCAACGAACTCGTTGCGGCAATTAGCGCGCTCATCCCGCAGGCGCACCTGAGCGGCGAAAACCCGCTCACCGAAGAATACCCCGGCCAGAAGCGACTGCCCGGCAACGCCCACTTCACCTTCGAAAACGCAGAAGGCGACACCCTGCTCTTCCTGCTGGACATGCAAGGCATCAGTAGCTCCACTGGCTCCGCCTGCAACGCCGGGGTGACCCGCCCCTCCCACGTGCTCATGGCAATGGGAATGGACGAAGACACCGCCCGCAGCGCCCAGCGCTTCACCCTCGGCCACTCCACCACCGGAGCCGATATTGCGCGCCTCATCGCGGCACTACCCGCCGCCTACGAACAAGCAGCAAAGGCGGGGCTGTCCTCGCAGCTGCCGGACGCCTCCCGCTGGCACTAG
- a CDS encoding tRNA (cytidine(34)-2'-O)-methyltransferase: protein MFKILFYTPEIPGNTGNAIRLAAITGAELHLVKPLGFNFDDAHLRRAGLDYHDLAVVTVHETLEDAWEALAPERVFAFTTTASTSYADIEYRPGDVFMFGPESVGLPAEVQQDPHVTERVKIPMKPGRRSLNLANSASITVFEAWRQNGFEGGAI, encoded by the coding sequence GTGTTCAAGATTCTTTTCTATACCCCTGAGATTCCCGGCAATACCGGCAACGCTATCCGTTTGGCGGCGATTACTGGCGCTGAGCTGCACCTGGTGAAGCCGCTGGGTTTTAACTTTGATGATGCGCATCTGCGCCGCGCGGGTCTGGACTATCACGACCTGGCGGTGGTGACGGTGCATGAGACCCTTGAGGATGCGTGGGAGGCTCTGGCTCCGGAGCGTGTTTTTGCGTTTACGACGACTGCATCGACCTCATACGCGGATATTGAGTACCGTCCCGGTGACGTGTTCATGTTTGGCCCGGAGTCGGTGGGTCTGCCCGCTGAGGTTCAGCAGGACCCGCACGTAACTGAGCGTGTGAAGATTCCGATGAAGCCGGGCCGTCGTTCGCTGAACCTTGCCAACTCTGCATCCATTACGGTGTTTGAGGCGTGGCGTCAGAACGGTTTTGAGGGAGGCGCCATCTAG
- the mtrA gene encoding MtrAB system response regulator MtrA — MSASDAHTILVVDDDDALAEMIGLVLAQEGFNAVFCENGSRAFETFMRSTPDLVLLDLMLPGMNGIEVCQQIRRSSNVPIIMLTAKSDTEDVVKGLEAGADDYIAKPFKHAELLARIRTRLRPRESRQLVVSIGDIVMDMDGRTVKYHSTEVPMTPLEFDLLAALVRHPGQALSRQELLDMVWGYTDVSDSLVNVHVQRLRAKFDELGADRFIQTVRGVGYKIPAELVGSSGS, encoded by the coding sequence GTGAGCGCAAGCGACGCACACACCATTTTGGTGGTTGATGACGATGATGCTCTGGCGGAAATGATTGGCCTCGTACTCGCGCAAGAGGGCTTTAACGCTGTTTTCTGCGAAAATGGTAGCCGCGCTTTTGAAACTTTTATGCGCTCCACTCCCGATTTGGTGCTTTTGGATTTGATGCTTCCTGGCATGAACGGTATCGAGGTGTGCCAGCAAATTCGCCGCTCTTCCAATGTGCCGATTATTATGTTGACCGCTAAAAGCGACACTGAAGATGTTGTTAAGGGTCTTGAGGCTGGCGCTGATGATTACATTGCTAAGCCTTTTAAGCACGCTGAATTGTTGGCGCGTATCCGTACCCGTTTGCGTCCGCGTGAGAGCCGTCAGCTGGTGGTGTCCATTGGCGATATTGTCATGGATATGGATGGTCGTACCGTCAAGTACCACAGCACTGAGGTTCCGATGACTCCTCTGGAGTTTGACCTGCTGGCTGCGCTGGTGCGTCACCCGGGTCAGGCATTGAGCCGTCAGGAACTGCTGGACATGGTCTGGGGTTACACTGATGTGAGTGATTCGCTGGTAAACGTGCATGTCCAGCGTTTGCGCGCTAAGTTTGATGAGCTGGGTGCGGATCGTTTCATTCAGACGGTCCGTGGTGTTGGCTACAAGATTCCGGCTGAGCTGGTGGGATCTTCCGGTAGCTAA
- a CDS encoding LpqB family beta-propeller domain-containing protein, which produces MSHRAIVSRRAALSWGAVSLATLVSSCAGLPTNDRVTQHSSGLDVKSVNTSPARAPGPLAGATPEAIIEGFVRAGVDSIENYAVARQYLSSSFAGRWNPMGTTRVYRNTVQARSDDSGHAEGMYHVRFQQTATVNSQGITSTFPEAQTETHDFTMVMEDNQWRINSCPDGLWLDGTEFERVFSPCRLYFYDRAFRYAVPDIRWFPHTDRYFEMLVRTLMIGPASYLKDVAFSALNESMSLETASMSDNQDVLVRLSGERLDDNRLARVREQIMHGLENFSGLGKTEVFYNGTLIPENAPSGFSAVKLNPGVPARTVAINSNGQMVARDDYMSNAGEQLLLRGVSQLSSPAMGYSADVYACLANDAASLYTVYQGTARRVWQSTALTAPSFDAYGWVWAADGGGIVRAFKPDSEDANERERGVDIGLSWQRNLSFTSVNVSHDGARIAIVASTEGASAVIISGIVRDDAGKPLRLTEMVRLSSSVTPRNARWAGDQSVVVVNVKNGESEVISLSGEETKLDRLDGVMTISTADNTSNIIAHRSDGSCYLMEERGWIRLDTTLHEISYAG; this is translated from the coding sequence ATGTCTCATAGGGCTATTGTTTCTCGACGCGCCGCGCTGTCTTGGGGTGCGGTGTCTTTGGCGACGCTCGTGAGCTCTTGCGCGGGTCTTCCCACGAACGACCGAGTGACTCAGCACAGTAGCGGTCTGGATGTGAAGAGCGTTAATACTTCTCCGGCGCGTGCGCCGGGTCCGCTGGCCGGTGCTACCCCCGAGGCAATTATTGAGGGTTTTGTGCGTGCCGGTGTGGATAGCATCGAGAACTATGCGGTGGCGCGCCAGTATTTGAGCTCTTCCTTTGCGGGCCGTTGGAATCCTATGGGTACGACTCGTGTGTACCGTAATACGGTGCAGGCGCGTAGTGACGATAGCGGCCATGCTGAGGGCATGTATCATGTGCGTTTCCAGCAGACGGCGACTGTGAATAGTCAGGGTATTACGAGCACCTTCCCGGAGGCTCAGACTGAGACTCATGATTTCACGATGGTCATGGAGGATAACCAGTGGCGCATTAACTCGTGCCCGGATGGGTTGTGGCTGGACGGCACTGAGTTTGAGCGTGTGTTTAGCCCGTGCCGCCTGTATTTCTATGATCGTGCGTTCCGTTATGCTGTGCCTGATATTCGTTGGTTCCCGCATACAGACCGCTATTTTGAGATGTTGGTGCGTACCCTCATGATTGGTCCGGCGTCCTACCTGAAGGACGTCGCGTTCTCGGCGTTGAACGAGTCGATGAGCCTTGAGACCGCGAGCATGAGCGATAACCAGGATGTGCTGGTTCGCCTGTCGGGTGAGCGCCTGGACGATAACCGTTTGGCGCGTGTGCGTGAGCAGATTATGCACGGTCTGGAGAACTTCTCCGGCCTGGGCAAGACCGAGGTGTTCTACAACGGCACTTTGATTCCTGAGAATGCACCGAGCGGTTTTTCTGCGGTGAAGCTGAACCCGGGTGTTCCCGCCCGCACGGTTGCTATTAATTCGAACGGCCAGATGGTGGCGCGCGATGACTATATGAGCAATGCGGGTGAGCAGTTGCTTCTGCGTGGCGTGAGCCAGTTGAGCTCCCCGGCGATGGGCTATTCGGCTGATGTCTACGCCTGCTTGGCGAATGATGCTGCGAGCCTGTACACGGTGTATCAGGGTACTGCCCGCCGCGTGTGGCAGAGTACCGCGCTGACTGCCCCCAGCTTTGATGCGTACGGCTGGGTGTGGGCTGCTGATGGTGGGGGCATTGTTCGTGCCTTCAAGCCGGATTCCGAGGACGCGAATGAGCGTGAGCGCGGCGTGGATATTGGCCTGTCCTGGCAACGTAATTTGAGCTTTACGAGCGTGAACGTTTCTCACGATGGTGCCCGCATAGCGATTGTGGCCTCTACTGAGGGTGCGTCGGCTGTGATTATTTCCGGTATTGTGCGTGATGATGCCGGCAAGCCTCTGCGTCTGACGGAGATGGTGCGCCTGAGCTCTTCCGTGACTCCGCGTAATGCCCGTTGGGCTGGCGACCAGAGCGTCGTGGTGGTGAACGTGAAGAATGGTGAGTCTGAGGTGATTTCCCTCAGCGGTGAAGAGACGAAGCTGGACCGTCTGGATGGTGTGATGACCATTTCGACGGCGGATAATACGTCGAATATTATTGCTCACCGTTCTGACGGTTCGTGCTACCTGATGGAGGAGCGCGGCTGGATCCGTCTGGATACGACTCTGCACGAAATTAGTTACGCCGGTTAG
- a CDS encoding S1C family serine protease, producing MTQNNGWSYGGNDGVTDATRPLQNVNGQANYQQGQNAYPQAYASPGYTYPQAATAQATSAQPAPQTTDNNKRYGAGVVLTAALLAALVGGGVGAGVGGGIAASNNSSSSASSRGSVSSNISNSSTVAGVAETAKKVLPSTVTIMASNGSSTGGGSGVILDKDGHILTNNHVVTLASSNAASTIEVRLSDGTVRTASVVGLDSAADLAVLKISPSGLDLQPITWGDSSKLVSGEAVVALGAPYRRSESVTAGVVSNVNRVQPADAKGQNYIPMIQVDVPINHGNSGGPLVNLKGELVGINAQGQASQDGGTADGMAFSITSNYAKRISSEIIAMGKATHGYLGASVKNSPADTGSGSSKLIPGGVEITSVESNSPAAKAGLRVGDVVIEADGHAVNKSEELNGTVRAAAAGSDLKLKVKRGSSTLDITVTLGNADSQK from the coding sequence ATGACTCAGAACAACGGATGGTCTTACGGTGGCAACGACGGCGTCACGGATGCAACCCGTCCCCTGCAGAACGTGAACGGACAGGCAAACTACCAGCAGGGTCAGAACGCATACCCGCAGGCATACGCTTCGCCCGGATACACCTACCCCCAGGCGGCTACCGCCCAGGCTACTTCGGCACAGCCTGCACCCCAGACCACCGATAACAACAAGCGCTACGGCGCCGGTGTTGTGCTCACCGCAGCCCTGCTCGCAGCCCTCGTCGGCGGTGGCGTCGGTGCGGGCGTCGGAGGCGGCATCGCAGCATCGAACAACAGCTCCTCCAGCGCTTCCTCGCGTGGCTCCGTCAGCTCCAACATCAGTAACTCCTCCACTGTGGCAGGCGTAGCAGAAACCGCGAAGAAGGTCCTGCCCTCCACCGTGACCATCATGGCGTCAAACGGCTCCAGCACCGGCGGCGGTAGTGGCGTTATCCTCGATAAGGATGGCCACATCCTCACCAACAACCACGTGGTCACCCTTGCATCTTCGAACGCTGCATCCACCATTGAGGTGCGCCTGAGCGACGGCACCGTGCGCACCGCATCCGTAGTGGGCCTGGACTCTGCCGCTGACCTGGCGGTTCTGAAGATCAGCCCCTCCGGCCTGGACCTGCAGCCCATCACCTGGGGCGACTCCTCCAAGCTGGTCTCCGGCGAGGCTGTGGTTGCCCTCGGTGCACCGTATCGTCGTAGCGAATCGGTGACCGCCGGCGTAGTCTCGAACGTCAACCGCGTGCAGCCTGCTGACGCGAAGGGCCAGAACTACATCCCCATGATTCAGGTTGATGTGCCCATCAACCACGGTAACTCCGGCGGCCCGCTGGTGAACCTCAAGGGCGAATTGGTCGGCATTAACGCGCAGGGTCAGGCAAGCCAGGACGGCGGCACCGCCGACGGTATGGCGTTCTCCATTACCTCCAACTACGCCAAGCGCATCTCCTCCGAGATCATTGCCATGGGCAAGGCAACCCACGGCTACCTGGGTGCGAGCGTGAAGAACAGCCCTGCGGACACCGGTTCGGGCTCGTCCAAACTTATCCCCGGTGGCGTTGAAATTACCTCGGTAGAATCCAACAGCCCCGCCGCCAAGGCTGGCCTGCGCGTCGGCGACGTAGTGATTGAAGCCGACGGCCACGCCGTGAACAAGAGCGAAGAGCTCAACGGTACCGTACGTGCCGCAGCGGCAGGTTCCGACCTGAAGCTGAAGGTCAAGCGCGGATCCTCTACCCTGGACATCACCGTGACCCTGGGCAACGCCGACAGCCAGAAGTAA
- the mtrB gene encoding MtrAB system histidine kinase MtrB: MSVAKSSHEHGALTAEAVASASSRTRTSKPRKAQKPRRSLMQRAQRLWKESLQFRALATAGIMMFLSFLMVGWSLSSQIASSLFENQKSQALAESESGFRNVQSVLDSSEARSDSEIRRNVSRTLTVLDAGSSGKRNWILVPLEGQGKQGFIPEQSSNNSLNSSSIPNDFKTTVRDKDGIFWQTSTVTTIENNRERTYPVLIVGTHISIAQNPNYGLFLVYDMTDSSATIAHINFVLFGGFCALLTVVLSVVWIVTRFVVRPITQTAITAEKLAAGDLDQRVSVNGEHQAARLGYSFNLMADSLQEKIVQLERLSTLQQRFVSDVSHELRTPLATVRLGTELLYDSRGDMDRPLGRTVELLHDQVDRFQSMLADLLEISRFDAGSAMLTIDTEDFMRVLSNILQEALPHLERTNTKLNVHTSHESIMVDMDRVRIERVLRNLLYNAIEHGESRPIDVYVGANATNLGVAVRDHGIGLSEDEAVQVFNRFWRADTSRKRTLGGTGLGLSIAAEDVRLHGGTIEAWGEKGRGACFTMNLPLVHGAPLGKSPVLVTGEPEVTSHHSATAKDTLPNIAPRTNIGDNL; encoded by the coding sequence TTGTCTGTTGCGAAGTCGAGCCACGAGCACGGCGCTTTGACGGCGGAGGCGGTAGCCTCCGCCTCTTCGCGTACCCGCACTTCCAAGCCGCGTAAGGCGCAGAAGCCGCGTAGGAGCCTGATGCAGCGCGCTCAGCGTCTGTGGAAGGAATCTCTGCAGTTCCGTGCTTTGGCTACTGCGGGCATCATGATGTTCCTGAGCTTCTTGATGGTGGGTTGGTCCTTGTCGAGCCAGATTGCGTCGAGTCTTTTTGAGAATCAGAAGTCTCAGGCGCTGGCGGAATCGGAGAGTGGTTTCCGTAACGTTCAGAGTGTGCTGGACTCCTCTGAGGCTCGTAGTGACAGCGAGATTCGCCGTAATGTGAGCCGTACCCTGACCGTCTTGGATGCGGGTAGTTCGGGTAAGCGCAATTGGATTCTTGTGCCTTTGGAAGGTCAAGGTAAGCAGGGCTTTATTCCCGAGCAGAGTAGTAATAATTCTTTGAATTCTTCGAGTATTCCGAATGATTTCAAAACAACTGTTCGCGATAAAGACGGTATTTTCTGGCAGACGTCTACGGTGACGACTATCGAAAATAATCGTGAGCGTACCTATCCGGTGCTTATTGTTGGTACACATATTTCTATTGCACAGAACCCTAATTACGGTTTGTTCCTTGTGTACGATATGACGGATTCTTCCGCCACGATTGCGCATATTAACTTTGTTCTTTTTGGTGGTTTCTGTGCGCTGCTTACTGTGGTGCTTTCTGTGGTGTGGATTGTGACTCGTTTTGTGGTCCGCCCGATTACGCAGACCGCTATTACGGCGGAGAAGCTGGCTGCCGGTGACCTGGATCAGCGTGTGTCGGTGAATGGTGAGCATCAGGCGGCGCGTCTGGGTTATTCGTTCAACCTGATGGCTGATTCGTTGCAGGAGAAGATTGTTCAGCTGGAGCGCCTGTCGACTTTGCAGCAGCGCTTTGTGTCTGACGTGTCGCATGAGTTGCGTACTCCGCTGGCGACGGTGCGTTTGGGTACTGAGCTTCTGTACGATTCGCGTGGGGATATGGACCGGCCGCTGGGTCGCACTGTGGAGCTTCTGCACGATCAGGTGGATCGTTTCCAGTCGATGCTTGCTGACCTGCTGGAAATTTCTCGTTTCGATGCCGGTAGCGCAATGCTGACCATCGATACTGAAGACTTCATGCGTGTGCTGTCGAATATTCTGCAGGAGGCTCTGCCGCACCTGGAGCGTACGAACACGAAGCTGAACGTGCATACGAGCCATGAGAGCATCATGGTGGATATGGACCGTGTGCGTATTGAGCGTGTGCTGCGTAACCTGCTGTACAACGCGATTGAGCACGGCGAGTCCCGACCGATTGACGTGTACGTGGGTGCGAACGCCACGAACCTGGGCGTTGCGGTGCGTGACCACGGTATCGGTCTGTCTGAGGATGAGGCCGTTCAGGTGTTCAACCGTTTCTGGCGTGCTGATACTTCGCGTAAGCGCACCCTGGGCGGTACTGGTCTGGGTCTGTCGATTGCTGCTGAGGATGTGCGTCTGCACGGCGGCACGATTGAGGCGTGGGGCGAGAAGGGCCGCGGTGCCTGCTTCACGATGAACCTGCCGCTGGTACACGGTGCGCCTTTGGGCAAGTCGCCGGTTCTTGTGACGGGTGAGCCTGAGGTAACTTCGCATCATTCGGCAACCGCGAAGGATACATTGCCCAATATCGCTCCCCGCACGAACATTGGGGATAACCTCTAA